TGCCACAACAGATTTATCTTGTTGTAACGCTTTATCATACCAACGTTGGAACCCTTGAATTTCCGTTTGATTGTCAGTTTTGCGTTTTTTCACCTTATTCATGCCCAAGGCTTGACGCACCAATGGTGAGCTAAAGTTCGTGCTGGAAAAAACGCCCAGTGCATATTGTGCTTTTTGCTGTTGCAGATATTGGAAAAATACTGATGGCGTTTTGTTACTCAACAAACTGTCCATATAGTCAGCACTGATACCATAAAAAATCCCCGTAGCGCCCGTATTATCATTATTACCGGTACTGTAATGATTGGTATATTGTGTCGAATTCTCGGCAAAATGCTGCAATGCCGGCGTATTTTCCGCCTTAATTGAATCTTGGCGAAGACCGCTAACCGTAATGATCACCAGATTGGTTTTGGCTTGGCTTTGCCGCTGTTCTGTAAAGCGTAAAGCAGCTTTTGGATAATGAATTTCCAACGCATCTAAACGCCCTTCTTGTTCCAAAGTTTGACTATATTTGGTTTTATCCAAGAAACCGTGTTTTTCCAAAAAGGAACGCGCGGTCATCGGGTAAGATAGCGGGAAATTGGATTTTTGCATGGTAATCGGACGATAAATGTAAGCGTCCGCCCAGGCATAGATTAAATGCGTAGCGGTAAAAGTACAAACAAAGAAAACCCCCACCGCTTTTAACCATTTCTGGCGTTCCAGACTACGTAATTTTTCCCACGACCAGCGAGAAAATACCATTTGCGCCAATAAAATCAATGGCATAGGAACGAAGAAAAGTTGCCAATTGCGCGACAACTCTCCATTTTCGGGATTGACCAATAAATTCCACACCAGCGAAGATAAATGCAAATTAAAACGAGAAAAAACTTCGGTATCCACCAACAGCAAAGTAACCCCAAGGGTCGAAATAATCACGGTTAATCCGCGAAACGTACGCTGATTTTTGACTAAAAAGCTGAGCGGGAAAATGAGTAATAAATAGGACGCAAAAACCACAAAACTGAAATGCCCAAGCAAGCTGACAAAAAAGTACAGCTTACCGACTAAAGTATTTGGCCAATCAATAATAAAGGCATAACGTGAGCCGATAATAATTGCCCACAAAATATTAAAAAACGTAAACCAATGACCCCATGAAATTTTTCGCGAGGTTTCTTCTAAGTATTGTTTACGGTTTTTAATATTAAACATAGTCAATTGCGCTATTTGTTATCTTTAACAGAATTCATTAACGCCTCAGAAAATGCTTTCGCTAACGCTTCGCGTTGTTGCGTACCGACGCTGCTAACCAATAAGTTAGTCACCATATTGCCCAGTACAATCAACGATAAATCGACAGAGGCTTGGTGTTTTTCAATGACTGCAATCATATCATTGAGCATTGCATTGACTTGTTGATTTGAATATTTGGAGTTTGTTGCCATTATTGACCTAACATTATGTTGCACAAAATTACGTGCCATTATAAAACGGATAATTTTGCAGATCCTAGCATATTTTTCGTAAAAGTGCGGTTATAATATCGCACAAATTTTAATTTTAACGAAGTCGGAAGAAAAAATGAGCATCACGGTAAGCAAAATTGTCTTGCACCAATTGATAAAACAAGAAGAAGGGGATACCTTAAGCCTCGTCACACAGCTGCGCGATCAGCCACTGAATATTAATACTGAAGTCGAACAAATGATGCTGCAATTGCATCAAGGTTATCAAAATAAAGCCAAAAGTTATGGCATTTTTCAACAAGCCTCTCATTTTGCGCAACAATTAAATCGCTTTTTGGAAGAAGAAATTGATTTTGTCCCTTTCAGCCAACAAGCCGCACAATTATTAGCCACAGAGTTAGGGAAATATAATTTTGCTACCGGCGGGACTTTTGTGTTGTGTCATTATAATTTTCTTGCTACTGATTATTTATTTATTGCCTTATTAGATAGTCGCATTTCCATGTTAGTGGATGAACACTTAGAAATTCACCGCACCGAATATTTGGATATTGCTCAATTTGATATTGCCGCACGGATTAATTTGACGGATTTACGCATTAACGCGAACTCCAACCGCTATTTAACCTTTATTAAAGGGCGTGTCGGACGTAAAATCGGCGACTTTTTCATGGATTTTTTAGGTGCAGAAGAAGGCTTAAATCCGCAAGTACAAAACCAATGTTTATTACAAGCGGTAAGTGATTATTGTGCGCAAGGCGAATTAACGCAAGAACAAACGCAAGCCGTAAAAAAACAAGCGTTTGAATATTGTAAAGGGCAAATAAATGCAGGCGAAGAAATTGAAATCGCGGAACTTTCGACCGCACTTCCTACTCTAAATGAACAACCTTTTGCCGAGTTTACCCAACAACAAGATTATGGTTTGGAAGACAGTATTCCGCCGTTGCGCGCGGCGCTAAAATCCTTAACCAAATTATCCGGTTCGGGTAAAGGCATTACCATTAGTTTTGATGCGGAATTATTAAACCAACGCATTATTTGGGACGAAGGGACAGATACCTTAACAATCAAAGGGTTGCCACCAAATTTACGCGATCAATTAGAACGTCGCTTAAAAGATCAGAATTAATTTGGCAATTAAGCTAACTTTCGGTATTATCAACAATTATTTGCAAAACTATAAAAAGGTCAAAATATGCAATTAAAACCTATTATCGCCGCTGGTGTACTTGTTTTGAGTTTAGCGGCTTGTTCGACAGTACAAAAAGTCGTTTATCGTATCGATGTTCCTCAAGGAAACTATTTAGAAGCAGCAACCGTTTCGCAAGTTCAAGCCGGCATGACCGCCGCTCAAGTGCAGTATCTCTTAGGTACGCCGGTATTAATTGATCCTTTCACGCAAAATACTTGGTACTACGTTTATTTACAACAACGTAGCTACGAGGATCCACAGCAACATACCCTCACCGTTAACTTTGACCAACGCGGTATCGTAACCAACGTTGAATTGGACAAACCGTTACCAGAAGTAGCGTCACAAGCAGAAAATAATACAATTATTGAAGCGCAAGGTGGCCAAAAACGAGAAAAAAGCTGGTGGAAATTTTGGTAGCCACCTATTGATTTAATTTTAGCTAAAACCTGCTAACAAAGCGGGTTTTTTAGATAATTTTAAATAAACGACAAAGGGATATTAAATATGGCTAAATTATTATTAGTGGATGATGATATTGAATTAGTAGAATTGCTCACCGAATTATTGCGTTTAGAGGGATTTCAAGTCGAAATCGCCCATAACGGTCAGCAAGCCCTAAACAAACTTGATTCCAGTTATGATTTAGTTTTACTTGATATTATGATGCCGGTACTTAATGGTGTTGAAACCTTGAAACAGCTAAGACAACGTTTTGATATTCCGGTGATGATGCTCACTGCGCGCGGTAATGAAATCGACCGTGTGTTGGGATTAGAATTAGGTGCGGATGATTACTTACCAAAACCATTTAATGATCGTGAATTAGTTGCCCGCATTAAAGCTATTTTACGTCGTACTGCCTCTAATTCCAGCGAAGCAAAAAAAGCTGATCCCCAAGATGCAAGCGTTATTGAATATGAAGGAATTACTTTGCAAATCGGTTCGCAGCAAGCATTTTATGCCAAAAAAGATCTCAATTTAACCGGTACTGAATTCGCACTTTTGCAAATTCTCATCGCCAATCCGGGACGAATTTTGTCTCGCGAATATTTAAATATGAAAGTGTTCAGCAAACCCTTAACACCGTTTGATCGTGCTATTGATATGCATATGTCAAATTTACGAAAAAAATTGCCCCCAAAAGCTGATGGTTCCTCTTGGTTTAAAACCTTACGCGGTCGAGGATATTTATTCGTTTCTGAACAAAACTAATTCATAATAATTATAAAGCTGATGACGAAATTTACTTTATTTAATACGCTTTCTATTCGTATTTTCGCCTTTTTCTGGCTTTCTTTTTCTTTGCTGTTAGCCCTCGTCTTTTCTTTGCCTTATTGGGACGCACGGATTTATTCTGATATCCAAGCAAATGATCTGTCTTCATATCGTAAAGAACTGACGCAATCGATTCGTAATAATAAAATCAGCCAAATCGTCTCTGGTGCAGCAGTATTGCCTTTAGATAAATTTGACGGAGTGCATCCGGTTGTCGTGTATGAAAACAATATTATGGGTGCCTTACCGGATGAAATTGAAGCGATAAAAACCTTTATGAATCGTTCGACAAATCCGCTCAAACCTTTAAAGAAAACTTTCTATGATATTCAAGTTGCTGGCCCTTTTCTCATTTATTTAGCCGCCGGCGATGAAGATATTCCTTACCATGTTTATTTTCTAGCCCGAGTTAATGCGCAAAAAGAGGTTATTTCGTTTATTTTTGACCGTCCGCATATTTTGATCTTTATCATCATGCTAATTTCCACACCAATACTATGGGTTCTATCCCATAGTATTGGACGACCGCTAAAACGCCTACAAAGTGCGGCAAATGCAGTTGCGTTGGGAAACTTTAAATCCGATAAGTCTCTTGAAGTAAAAGGCACCCGAGAATTGCGTCAAGTCGGACGCAGTTTTAATCGAATGACTGAAGCCTTAGACAATATTATTTCTAATCAACAATCCTTATTATCTTCTATTTCGCACGAATTAAGAACGCCGCTCACCCGCCTACAATTAGCATTGGCATTGTTACGCCGCAAAAATGGAGAAAGCAGCGAAATTGCCCGAATTGAACGAGAGGCGGAACGTTTAGAACTCATGATCAATGACTTACTATTAGTGTCGCGCCAACAATTACACAGCCACACCTTACGCGATATTTTCCCACTTGATGAATTATGGCAAGATGTCTTAAATGATGCCTCTTTTGAAGCAGAACAACGCAATATTTCCTTTGTTGTCAAACAGCTTATTCATTCACCAGGAAACTATTTGATCAACGGAAATCAAGGGCAACTCTCCAGCGCCCTAGAAAATGTGATTCGTAATGCTTTGAAATACACCAAATCGCATATTGAAGTCACTCTACATTTAGAGCGTGAACAACTTTTTATTGCTATTGATGACGATGGCGAAGGAATTCCAGAAACAGAATATGAAAATATTTTCAAACCCTTTTACCGCATTGATGAAGCGCGTACGCGCGAAACCGGCGGTGCAGGTCTGGGCTTAGCAATCGTTGCCAGCGTCATAAAAGATCACCAAGGAAAAGTACTGGCAAGCAAAAGTTATTTAGGTGGGTTGAAGATTATGTTTGAACTGCCACTTTGGATTTCATAAGCCTAAATCGCGGATGGATTCACGCAAGATAAGTTGCGGTTCTAAGATAAAAGTGCGGTCATTTTCTTGCGGATTTTTAATGCGTTGCAACAAACGAATCACCGCTTGTTTAGCTAACTCGTCTTTCGGCTGATGGATAGTGCTAAGCGGCGGCGATAAATAACGCGCCAAGGCAATATCATCATAGCCGATAATTGAAATATCTTGCGGAATACGTAATCCTTGCCGCCATGCTACCTGATAAGCGCCTACCGCGATACTGTCGCTACAAGCAAAAACTGCGCTCGGACGCGACTTAAGCTGCAATAGTGTTTCCATGCCTATAGCGCCCCCCTGAAAACTGAATTGACTTTGTACAATCCAATCCTCTTGGATCGGCAATTGATGCTCTGCCATGGCTTTTTGATAGCCCAACAAACGATCGTAGGCGAGGCGTTTTTGCAAATTACCGGTAATGATTGCAATTTCTTTGTGCTGATGCTCAATCAGCGTTTTCGTTGCCAAATAACCGCCTAAAAACGCATTTTCATGAATTCTGTCCGCACGTAATTCATTTGGCCACCAATCCATCACCACTGTCGGCACAGATAAATTCAAGGGTTTAGCATTTAAGCGGCTTTCCGTACACATCAATAGCAAACCATCTACTTGTTTTTGCAGCAAAATTTGCAAATTTTTGGTTAAACGTTTTTCATCATCTTCGGTATTACACAAAATTAAATTGTATTGATGTTGGCTACAATAACGTTCTACGCTAGCCACCACTTCAGCGAAAAACGGATTATCGCTAGTAGTGACTAACATCCCGATAGTTTTGGTTTCTTTGACTTTCAAACTGCGCGCCAAGGCAGATGGCGTATAATTCAACTGCTCTACCACGCCTAGCACTTTTTGCCGAATTTCTTCGCTAACAAATCGGGAGTTATTGATCACATGGGAAACCGTCGAGGTAGAAACTTGCGCAATACGTGCAATATCCTTCATCGTTGCCATTGTTCTACCTCCGAAAAATTAAAGTGCGGTCAAAAAATCCAAAGTTTCTTGACGATAAGGAATGGACGGTTGTGCGCCTTTGCGTGTCACGCTAATCGCCGCTGCGGCATGGGCAAAACGAATGGCATCATCTAAGGTTTTCCCCTCTGCCAAGGCCGTCACTAAGGCACCATTGAACGTATCGCCGGCAGCCGTGGTATCCACGGCTTGCACACGAAATCCTGCTACAATGTTCCCTTTCCCTGTCTCTTTTTGGCTTACATAAACGCCTTTGGAACCCAGCGTAATTAACACGGTATGAATGCCTTTTTGATGAAAAACCTGTGCCGCTTTGGCCGCACTTTGCTCATCGGTCACCGCAATACCAGTTAAGATTTCCGCTTCCGTTTCATTTGGAGTAATCATATCCACCAACGCCAACATTTCATCGGATAACGGACGCGCCGGTGCCGGATTGAGAATAACAAAAGTATCATGCGCTTTTGCCAATTCTGCCGCTTTTTGCACCGCACTTAGTGGCGTTTCCAATTGCATTAACAGATAATCTGCTCGCGTAATGTCATCACGAAATTGCGCCACAATCTGCTCATCTAGCGCTGCATTTGCTCCGGCAGAAATCACAATGCTGTTTTCGCCACTATCCGCCACTTGGATCATAGCAATACCAGTCGTTTCATCAGCAATTTCTACTACCGAATGTACCGCAATCCCATCTTGCGCAAACGCCTGTTTCATGTTGCGCCCAATATCATCCGCACCGATACAAGCAATAAAACTAACTGTCGCCCCCAACCGCGCGGCTGCTACCGCCTGATTAGCACCCTTTCCGCCGAAGGCGATATGATAATCGCGACCGGTCAGCGTTTCTCCCGGTTTAACAAAATGCGCAACGGAAATAACATGATCGGCATTAATGCTGCCGAGTACCGTGAGTTTTTTGTTCATAATAACATGTCCGATTAGCAATTAATTTTCAAAAACTGACATAAAATGCGTCAAAAAATAACCGCACTTTCCAATATTTTTACCGTCGATATTTAACGGATTGAATTAAGGGACGAATAAACGCCCCTTAATGTCGATAAGCTATTCAGTAACCACTTTTAGCGGCACCGGAATTTTCGCTTCAACCGCTTGACCTTTAATCACTTTATCCGCATTTTCTACGCCAAGGCTACCGATCAACTCTGGTTGTTGCGCAATCGTTGCTGCCATTTTGCCACTTTTCACCGCTTTCACGCCATCATCCGTACCATCAAAACCGACAACGACTACCTTTTTATTTGCTGCACTGATCGCGCGTAACGCACCGAGTGCCATTTCGTCATTTTGTGCGAACACCGCTTGCACCGAACCTTTACTTGCCAATAGGTTTTCCATAACGTTTAGCCCTTTAGTGCGGTCAAAATCCGCCGGCTGGCTGGCAAGCACATCAAATTTATGCGCTTCAATGGCTTGTTTAAAGCCTTCACCGCGCTCACGAGCGGCAGAGGTTCCGGCGATCCCTTCCAATTGGATCACTTTGGCGTTATCCCCTAATTTTTGAGCAATGAAATCCCCTGCCATTTTGCCGCCGGCAACGTTATCAGAGGCAATATGAGTCACCACATTACCTTTCGCTGCACCGCGGTCAAGGGTGATCACTGGGACTTTGTTACGGTTTGCCATCGCTACCGCATTGACCACCGCTTCGCTGTCGGTTGGATTAATCAATAAGACTTTAGCGCCACGCACCATCAAATCTTCCACATTGGCTAATTCTTTAGCAGGATCGTTTTGTGAATCCAATACCACTAATTTATAACCTAATTCATCCGCTTTTTTCTGTGCGCCATCTTTTAATGAAACAAAGAACGGATTATCCAAGGTGGAAATTGCCAAGGCAATGGTATCTTGCGCCAGGGCAACGCCACTGACGGCAAAACTTAACATCATGGCGGAAGCTAATGTAGTGAGTTTTTTCATAATTTCATCTCCTAGATTTGAGGGTTTACGCTTTTTTACTGCCTAAATAGTTATCTGACAATACGGCGACAAGGATAACCAATGCTTTTGCTATCATTTGATAGTAAGAAGAAATATCTAATAAATTTAAGGCGTTATTTAAGAATCCGATGATTAATGCCCCGATTAAGGTTCCCATCACGCGACCTTTACCGCCCATTAAACTGGTTCCACCAACCACTACCGCCGCGATCGCATCCAATTCATAGGATACGCCGGCAGTTGGCTGTGCAGAAGAAAGGCGAGCGGTGACAATTAACCCGGCTAAAGCAGATAAAAAACCGCTGACCGCAAACACAAAGATTTTTACTTTGGTCACGTTAATTCCGGATAATTGCGTTGCCGCTTCGTTGCCACCTAAGGCATAAATATAACGCCCGATTTGAGTATGTTTCAAGATATACCATGCCACTGCAAATACAATTACCATTAACCAAATAGGTACTGGAATGCCAAATAAATAGCCGGTTCCCAAATAAGCAAAGCTATCTGCTACATCGGAAAATCCAGTACTAATCGGACGACCGTCAGTATAAACCATGGTAACACCACGTAATAATGTCATGGTCACCAAAGTGGCGATAAACGCTTGAACTTTGCCTTTCGCCACAATAATTCCGCTCACGCCACCCAAGAATGTTCCTAAAAGCAACGTTGCCACAATCACCAAGATAATCGGCAATTCGGCACCAACCATGGATGCTGCAATAGCGCCGGTGAGCGCTAAAATAGAACCGACAGACAAATCAATTCCGGCGATCAAAATCACAAACGTCATCCCCACCGCAATTACTGCATTAACGGAAGTTTGACGCAAGATATTTAAAATATTATCCACACTGAAAAAATCAGGGTTAATACCGGATACAATAGCAATTAACACCAAAAGGGCAATAATTGAACGTTGTTCAATTAAAAATTTGCCGAGTTGAAACGATGTGTTTTTTTGTGTTGAACTCATGTGATTACCTTATTTTTATTCTGCTGTTTTACCAATAGCGGCCGCCAATAATTTTTCTTGCGTCGCTTCATCTCGACGAAACTCAGCGCTAATTCGCCCTTCGCGCATCACTAAAATCCGATCGCTCATGCCTAAAACCTCCGGCATTTCCGAGGAAACCAAAATAATGCTTAATCCTTCTTGCTTGAATTTGTTGATCAATTGGTAAATTTCTTTTTTTGCCCCAACATCAACCCCACGCGTCGGTTCATCTAAAATCAACACATCTGGGCGCGTTAACAGCCCTTTGGCAATTGCCACTTTTTGTTGATTACCGCCGGAAAGCAAACCGATTTGCTGTTCCCGACTTGGCGTTTTGATATTGAATAACTCAATAAAATCATCCACCACCATACGTTCACTTTGATGATTAATTTTTCCCATGGAAGAAAAATGGGATAACGCAGTCAAAGACATATTTTCTTTCACCGACATCCCCAAAATTAATCCATCACCTTTGCGATCTTCGGAAATATATACAATCCCGTGTTGCAACCCGTCTTGTGGACAAGTGGTCGAAATCAGTTGATTTTTTAACCGCACTTCACCGCCGGTTTTCGGCAATGCCCCGTACAATACTTTCATCAACTCCGTACGCCCCGCCCCCATCAAGCCAGAAATACCTAAAATTTCACCGCTGTGTAAAATAAAACTCACATCATGCACACCGCTGCCGGAAAGATGACGAACGTCTAAACGAATATCGCCAACCGGTTGTTCAATATGCGGATATTGTTCATCAAGACGGCGCCCTACCATCATTTCAATCAACCGATCTTCACTTAATGCTTGAACTTCACTTTCGCCGATAAATTGTCCGTCGCGCAACACCGTCACATCATCACAAATTTCAAAAATTTCTTTGATACGATGCGAAATATAAACAATCCCGCGCCCTTCCGCTTTTAATTCTCGAATAACTTCAAATAACGCATCGGTTTCTTTATCAGTTAACGCATCTGTCGGCTCATCCATAATGATGACTTTAGATTCAAAGCTCAAGGCTTTGGCAATTTCCACCATTTGCTGCTCGCCGATGGACAATTCGGAACATAATTGATGACTACTGTGCGAAACGCCTAAACGAGCAAGCAACTTATCCGCTTCAGCATACATTTTGCGCCAGTTAATCGCCCCCCAAGGAGTAGTAAACTCACGCCCGAGGAAAATATTTTCAGCAATCGTAAGATTGCCGACCAAGTTAAGTTCTTGGTGAATAATGCTAATACCCGCTTCTTGCGAATGTTTCGGTCCTTTAAAACTTACCTCGCGCCCTAAATATTCAATGGTGCCGCGATCTTTGCTATAAATCCCGGTTAACACTTTCATGAGGGTCGATTTACCCGCACCATTTTCGCCCATCAGCGCCATCACCCGACCAGCATAAACCGATAAACAAGCATTATTCAAGGCTTTAACACCCGGAAATGCTTTATCTACACCACTGATTTTTAATAAATTTTGTTTTTGCATTTGCCCCATTTCCCCTTAAAAAGGCACGCCGGAATATAAAATAATATTGGCATAAGGCGAACATTCGCCACTGCGAACAATCGCTTTGTTAGCATGGGTTAATTGTTTAAATTGCTCGTGCGCCACATATTCAATATGGATGTTGTTCCCTTGTTGCTGCGCTAAGGTGTCTAAGCGGGTTAAAAGTGCGGTGTAAATTGACGGATTTTTCTCTTTGATTTCTTCCGCAATCACCACTTTTTCCACATACATTTCCTCCAACACCACATTTAAGGTTTGTAAAAATGTTGGTACATTCTGTGTTAAAGCTAAATCAATGCGCGCTACACTGTCGGGAATTGGCAAGCCGGCATCGCAAACCGTGATGCTATCGGTATGTCCGAGTGTGGCAATACAATGAGATAATTGTGCATTTAAGAGAGCCGTTTTTTTCATGGTATCTCCTTTTGTTGATTTATTTTTATACTGATTTGAGAACCGAAATTACTTTTTTATCGCGCCATCGAAACGTTTCGATGAGAAATTAATTGCACTATAAAAGAAATTCCAACAAAAAGAAATTTTGGATGTTTAAATTTGTGAACAAGATCAAATTTTTTATCTCAAAACAGATAATCTGCAAGCAGATTAACACATTTTTTGATGTGGTCTTGTGTACGTAAAAGTCGCCTATTTTTCACCCAAGTGCGGTCAAAAATTTACAAATTTTTAAATAAATACTATCTTTATATTGAAAAAGGTAGGGGTTTATTGAGATAATCTAGATTATTTTTGGGCGATCTTTTCCGATCACATTTTGTATTTTTGTGATCACTTATTTTATTAGAAGATCATGATGTATTAATTAATTTTTAAGAAGAATAAAACAAAAATGGCAGAAAAACGTAATATTTTCTTAGTAGGACCGATGGGGGCCGGTAAAAGTACCATCGGACGTCAACTCGCACAATTGCTCGGTATGGAATTTATTGATAGCGATGCAGAAATCGAACAACGTGCCGGCGCGGATATTAGTTGGATTTTTGATGTGGAAGGGGAAGACGGTTTCCGTAAACGCGAAGAACGTATTATCAATGAATTAACACAAAAACAAGGTATCGTTTTATCCACCGGCGGTGGCGCAGTGTTATCCAAAGAAAACCGTAACCATCTTTCCGCCCGCGGTATCGTGATTTATTTGGAAACGACCGTAGATAAACAATATCAACGTACCCAACGAGATAAAAAACGTCCATTGCTACAAGATGTGGACGATCCTCGTCAAGTATTAGAGGATTTATCTAAAATTCGTAATCCGCTGTATGCTGAAGTGGCGGATATTACCTTACCAACTGATGAACAAAGTGCCAAAGTGATGGCATCTCAAATCATTGATTTAATCGAAAATTTTAGCGGCTAGCCAACTAATAAGGATAATTTATGCTGTGTGTCAATGTT
This portion of the [Pasteurella] aerogenes genome encodes:
- the smpA gene encoding small protein A, giving the protein MQLKPIIAAGVLVLSLAACSTVQKVVYRIDVPQGNYLEAATVSQVQAGMTAAQVQYLLGTPVLIDPFTQNTWYYVYLQQRSYEDPQQHTLTVNFDQRGIVTNVELDKPLPEVASQAENNTIIEAQGGQKREKSWWKFW
- the ndpA gene encoding nucleoid-associated protein NdpA; translated protein: MSITVSKIVLHQLIKQEEGDTLSLVTQLRDQPLNINTEVEQMMLQLHQGYQNKAKSYGIFQQASHFAQQLNRFLEEEIDFVPFSQQAAQLLATELGKYNFATGGTFVLCHYNFLATDYLFIALLDSRISMLVDEHLEIHRTEYLDIAQFDIAARINLTDLRINANSNRYLTFIKGRVGRKIGDFFMDFLGAEEGLNPQVQNQCLLQAVSDYCAQGELTQEQTQAVKKQAFEYCKGQINAGEEIEIAELSTALPTLNEQPFAEFTQQQDYGLEDSIPPLRAALKSLTKLSGSGKGITISFDAELLNQRIIWDEGTDTLTIKGLPPNLRDQLERRLKDQN
- the cpxR gene encoding transcriptional regulatory protein CpxR, with the translated sequence MAKLLLVDDDIELVELLTELLRLEGFQVEIAHNGQQALNKLDSSYDLVLLDIMMPVLNGVETLKQLRQRFDIPVMMLTARGNEIDRVLGLELGADDYLPKPFNDRELVARIKAILRRTASNSSEAKKADPQDASVIEYEGITLQIGSQQAFYAKKDLNLTGTEFALLQILIANPGRILSREYLNMKVFSKPLTPFDRAIDMHMSNLRKKLPPKADGSSWFKTLRGRGYLFVSEQN
- the rbsC1_2 gene encoding ribose transport system permease protein RbsC-1 codes for the protein MSSTQKNTSFQLGKFLIEQRSIIALLVLIAIVSGINPDFFSVDNILNILRQTSVNAVIAVGMTFVILIAGIDLSVGSILALTGAIAASMVGAELPIILVIVATLLLGTFLGGVSGIIVAKGKVQAFIATLVTMTLLRGVTMVYTDGRPISTGFSDVADSFAYLGTGYLFGIPVPIWLMVIVFAVAWYILKHTQIGRYIYALGGNEAATQLSGINVTKVKIFVFAVSGFLSALAGLIVTARLSSAQPTAGVSYELDAIAAVVVGGTSLMGGKGRVMGTLIGALIIGFLNNALNLLDISSYYQMIAKALVILVAVLSDNYLGSKKA
- the rbsB1_3 gene encoding D-ribose-binding periplasmic protein RbsB-1, whose product is MKKLTTLASAMMLSFAVSGVALAQDTIALAISTLDNPFFVSLKDGAQKKADELGYKLVVLDSQNDPAKELANVEDLMVRGAKVLLINPTDSEAVVNAVAMANRNKVPVITLDRGAAKGNVVTHIASDNVAGGKMAGDFIAQKLGDNAKVIQLEGIAGTSAARERGEGFKQAIEAHKFDVLASQPADFDRTKGLNVMENLLASKGSVQAVFAQNDEMALGALRAISAANKKVVVVGFDGTDDGVKAVKSGKMAATIAQQPELIGSLGVENADKVIKGQAVEAKIPVPLKVVTE
- the rbsR gene encoding ribose operon repressor, which translates into the protein MATMKDIARIAQVSTSTVSHVINNSRFVSEEIRQKVLGVVEQLNYTPSALARSLKVKETKTIGMLVTTSDNPFFAEVVASVERYCSQHQYNLILCNTEDDEKRLTKNLQILLQKQVDGLLLMCTESRLNAKPLNLSVPTVVMDWWPNELRADRIHENAFLGGYLATKTLIEHQHKEIAIITGNLQKRLAYDRLLGYQKAMAEHQLPIQEDWIVQSQFSFQGGAIGMETLLQLKSRPSAVFACSDSIAVGAYQVAWRQGLRIPQDISIIGYDDIALARYLSPPLSTIHQPKDELAKQAVIRLLQRIKNPQENDRTFILEPQLILRESIRDLGL
- the rbsK_1 gene encoding ribokinase, which encodes MNKKLTVLGSINADHVISVAHFVKPGETLTGRDYHIAFGGKGANQAVAAARLGATVSFIACIGADDIGRNMKQAFAQDGIAVHSVVEIADETTGIAMIQVADSGENSIVISAGANAALDEQIVAQFRDDITRADYLLMQLETPLSAVQKAAELAKAHDTFVILNPAPARPLSDEMLALVDMITPNETEAEILTGIAVTDEQSAAKAAQVFHQKGIHTVLITLGSKGVYVSQKETGKGNIVAGFRVQAVDTTAAGDTFNGALVTALAEGKTLDDAIRFAHAAAAISVTRKGAQPSIPYRQETLDFLTAL
- the yejM gene encoding sulfatase family protein, with product MFNIKNRKQYLEETSRKISWGHWFTFFNILWAIIIGSRYAFIIDWPNTLVGKLYFFVSLLGHFSFVVFASYLLLIFPLSFLVKNQRTFRGLTVIISTLGVTLLLVDTEVFSRFNLHLSSLVWNLLVNPENGELSRNWQLFFVPMPLILLAQMVFSRWSWEKLRSLERQKWLKAVGVFFVCTFTATHLIYAWADAYIYRPITMQKSNFPLSYPMTARSFLEKHGFLDKTKYSQTLEQEGRLDALEIHYPKAALRFTEQRQSQAKTNLVIITVSGLRQDSIKAENTPALQHFAENSTQYTNHYSTGNNDNTGATGIFYGISADYMDSLLSNKTPSVFFQYLQQQKAQYALGVFSSTNFSSPLVRQALGMNKVKKRKTDNQTEIQGFQRWYDKALQQDKSVVAYLSLNIADGLDESAYNQALQTLDQQLAPMLAQLETSDAIVILTAEHGYHFAPLEEKEATNYFAPEQLQVPLIIHWNQLPVGDVTQLTSHTDILPTLMKHLFALQNPMTDYAQGVDLLNLPNKRQWVLAGNYRWNVIITPNGEQYHIDDRGNYQKYDRTYQKTSSDRPPLGLFLEVFNQESSFMEK
- the cpxA gene encoding sensor protein CpxA; protein product: MTKFTLFNTLSIRIFAFFWLSFSLLLALVFSLPYWDARIYSDIQANDLSSYRKELTQSIRNNKISQIVSGAAVLPLDKFDGVHPVVVYENNIMGALPDEIEAIKTFMNRSTNPLKPLKKTFYDIQVAGPFLIYLAAGDEDIPYHVYFLARVNAQKEVISFIFDRPHILIFIIMLISTPILWVLSHSIGRPLKRLQSAANAVALGNFKSDKSLEVKGTRELRQVGRSFNRMTEALDNIISNQQSLLSSISHELRTPLTRLQLALALLRRKNGESSEIARIEREAERLELMINDLLLVSRQQLHSHTLRDIFPLDELWQDVLNDASFEAEQRNISFVVKQLIHSPGNYLINGNQGQLSSALENVIRNALKYTKSHIEVTLHLEREQLFIAIDDDGEGIPETEYENIFKPFYRIDEARTRETGGAGLGLAIVASVIKDHQGKVLASKSYLGGLKIMFELPLWIS